One window of Halichondria panicea chromosome 7, odHalPani1.1, whole genome shotgun sequence genomic DNA carries:
- the LOC135338980 gene encoding uncharacterized protein LOC135338980, with product MTNEFNQQGPGYHWKIELFQRLNLPSFAGVKEMLEKLNRKRKKVLDSIKTTKVKKRRLQLKSQRTHEAQQRKLWSNKHGHHTYGEEEDMVEIVEIVKGAKEKKKCKCGSSSHSLPTHRNCRNNPKNLKLAAISGAISGATPIGNDNLADDRAITTPQVTTPQPFLTNSQRLTIGNDNLTDDRAITTPQVTTPQVDNVDFADDDQVEAILVSANSGATPIGNDNLADDQAITTPQVDDADDNQVEAILVSDEELDIDAYGEKVEIVEGAKKKRKCNFGSSSSLKLAANSGATPIGNDNLADDRAINDQVEEYLAILVSDEELDIDAFEDAITSACICGALNKAHSRTCPRNSRVRYARKRQHSKPLYEVEDYVYLHSKQLKNKHIPCRVFECLEKPISKSTDCVAKVAFFLSSIKKQT from the exons ATGACAAACGAATTTAACCAGCAAGGGCCAGGCTACCACTGGAAAATTGAACTATTCCAACGACTTAATCTGCCTTCATTCGCTGGAGTTAAGGAAATGCTAGAAAAATTGAACCGGAAAAGAAAAAAGGTCCTCGACTCAATAAAAACAACAAAGGTAAAAAAGAGGCGGTTACAGTTGAAATCACAAAGGACACACGAAGCACAGCAACGAAAACTGTGGTCAAATAAACACGGACACCACACCTACGGAGAGGAGGAGGATATGGTTGAGATTGTCGAGATTGTCAAGGGAGCAAAGGAGAAGAAAAAGTGCAAGTGTGGATCCAGTAGCCATTCCTTACCAACTCACAGAAACTGTCGAAACAACCCCAAAAATTTAAAACTTGCCGCAATCAGTGGCGCAATCAGTGGCGCAACACCGATCGGCAATGATAACCTCGCTGACGATCGGGCAATCACAACACCTCAAGTTACAACACCTCAG CCATTCCTTACCAACTCACAGAGACTGACGATCGGCAATGATAACCTCACTGACGATCGAGCAATCACAACACCTCAAGTTACAACACCTCAAGTTGACAATGTGGATTTTGCCGACGATGATCAAGTCGAAGCTATACTGGTATCAGCAAACAGTGGTGCAACACCGATCGGCAATGACAACCTTGCTGATGATCAGGCGATCACAACACCTCAAGTTGACGATGCTGACGATAATCAAGTCGAAGCTATACTGGTATCAGACGAGGAGCTCGACATTGACGCCTACGGAGAGAAGGTTGAGATTGTTGAGGGAGCAAAAAAGAAGAGAAAGTGCAATTTTGGATCCAGTAGTAGTTTAAAACTTGCCGCAAACAGTGGGGCAACACCGATTGGCAATGATAACCTCGCTGACGACCGGGCGATCAATGATCAAGTCGAAGAATATCTGGCTATACTGGTATCAGACGAGGAGCTCGACATCGATGCCTTTGAGGATGCCATCactagtgcatgtatatgtggAGCACTTAACAAAGCCCATAGCAGGACCTGCCCTAGGAACTCACGAGTACGCTATGCCAGAAAGAGGCAACACAGCAAACCTCTTTACGAGGTAGAAGACTATGTTTATTTGCATAGCAAGCAGTTGAAAAACAAGCACATACCGTGTCGAGTTTTTGAGTGTTTAGAAAAACCAATATCAAAGTCTACAGATTGTGTTGCAAAAGTGGCATTTTTTCTGAGCTCCATCAAGAAACAGACTTGA
- the LOC135338084 gene encoding uncharacterized protein LOC135338084 gives MEHFGWSTFFIEVGEVFDSCQNQIGTANQSFVNYIIERLENGLRNLDPISETLCMALEPENELEVEEQEVISTYREMVDELASCIRSLLCYWDTYLDELGSMSAVSMYRASVTRTGLTPGRPSFSIEQSQIEYLTCLNFSWTEISGLIGVSRMTIYRRRRDFGILENQRIEVSGEHLTGIIQQLRHDNPYCGEIMMMGHLRAMDVVVTRERVRSVIRRVDPLNSALRWGGNSTSRRPYSVPGPNSLWHLDGHHKLVRWRFVTHCGIDGFSRLLVFLKCSTNNRASTVLEGFTGGVRKYGLPSRVRTDQGRENMLVARYMLEHRGPGRGSIITGSSVHNQRIERIWRDMHRCVTQLYYRLFYFLEEKGTLNPAAFICSSPRVSCKNKQVVNCIQGWLESAWNSYRAQPYSSATIP, from the exons ATGGAACACTTTGGTTGGAGCACGTTCTTTATAGAGGTTGGTGAGGTTTTTGATTCTTGCCAGAACCAGATAGGAACAGCCAACCAAAGTTTTGTTAACTATATAATAGAAAGACTAGAAAATGGACTCAGAAACTTGGACCCCATAAGTGAGACACTCTGTATGGCTCTTGAGCCCGAAAATGAACTTGAAGTTGAGGAGCAAGAAGTTATTTCTACGTATAGAGAAATGGTAGATGAGTTGGCCTCTTGCATTCGATCACTGTTGTGTTATTGGGACACTTATCTGGATGAGTTAGGATCAATGTCTGCTGTGTCAATGTATCGAGCATCAGTCACCCGTACAGGCTTAACGCCCGGACGTCCATCCTTTTCAATTGAACAGAGTCAGATAGAATATCTAACATGTTTGAACTTTTCCTGGACTGAAATAAGTGGCCTCATAGGTGTGTCACGTATGACTATCTACAGGCGTAGAAGAGATTTTGGCATTTTAGAAAACCAACGCATAGAAGTGAGTGGGGAACATCTCACAGGGATTATTCAGCAGCTACGTCATGACAATCCATATTGTGGTGAAATCATGATGATGGGCCATTTAAGAGCGATGGATGTTGTTGTGACTAGAGAGAGGGTGCGGTCAGTGATCAGAAGAGTCGATCCCCTTAATTCAGCTCTACGTTGGGGTGGCAACAGTACTTCAAGGCGGCCATACTCTGTTCCAGGGCCTAATTCACTCTGGCATTTAG ATGGGCACCATAAGCTTGTGAGGTGGCGATTCGTCACACACTGTGGTATCGATGGATTTAGTCGACTTTTGGTTTTTTTGAAATGCTCGACAAACAACCGTGCATCAACAGTTTTGGAGGGTTTTACTGGGGGTGTACGGAAGTACGGATTGCCCTCACGTGTGAGAACCGACCAAGGTCGTGAGAATATGTTAGTGGCACGGTATATGCTAGAACATCGTGGACCTGGACGAGGCAGCATCATCACAGGATCTTCAGTCCACAACCAACGTATCGAGCGCATCTGGAGGGACATGCATCGCTGTGTCACACAACTGTATTATAGATTGTTTTACTTTTTGGAAGAGAAAGGAACCTTAAACCCAGCTGCATTTATTTGCTCTTCACCACGTGTTTCTTGCAAGAATAAACAAGTCGTTAACTGCATTCAAGGATGGCTGGAATCTGCATGGAATTCGTACAGAGCACAACCATACTCCTCTGCAACTATTCCATAG